The nucleotide window TTGGCAGCTCAGAGTAATAGAATTCTGTTTGGCCAATTGCACTGAATGCCTCAGCTATACCATTTAAACTATGTTGTATAATGAGCCACATTGCGGACATTGCTACCAATCCATTGGGGTTGTTCAACAGCCCAGAGATTAACATGGATATGCAAGAGATGAATATGCCAATTCCTATTCTTTCTATAGGTCTAAGCCTCACTTGTTTTCCTTGGATTTTAGATGCCAATGGAATGAGCACGCGGTCATAGATAAGAATCCAAATTGTTAATGCTATCATCATAAACATCCCGAATGAGCCAGCTGGAATTTCAATATCTTTAGTTAAATGTCTGTCCATAGACAGAGCTTGTAGAAAAGGGAATGAACTTTGGCTGAGGTTTATTGATATCATGATCCCCGTCGACCACAATGGCATGATTTTAATGAGCGCTTTTAGCTCCTCGACTTGGTCTATCGTGCAAAGTTTCCACGGGTTGACTGCAACTCCATTTGGCTTAACATCTTCAGGGCTCTTAATGATGCTAGCTTTGTTCAAGAacctagaaaagaaaaaaagattttcAGCAATCGAACTGAAAGAGAACGAAGTGACAAAGAACCGACATCCACAGTGTTAATCAAGAACATTGAACACACCTCAATTTCTCAGTAGGCACTCGAAGATTTGAACCATTCTTGCGATGGTAGCCCGAGTGCTGAGTAGGGTATGAGAGTTTCCTGTTCTTGTAGGTAACCACAATTACTTTCACTAAGCTGGTAAACAAGTTCGAGGTAACCTTTTTCTTGATGTAAAATGGAGAAGCAAGGAAGAAAAACACCGCGGAGAAGAACATGAGGAGTGCTGGAACTCCGAACCCTATTTTCCAGCCCATCTTATCTTGAAGGTAAACGAGACCTGTCATCGCGATCAGAACAGAGAGTATAGATGAAGCATAATACCAGGCAAAGAAACTCTCTAATACCCTTTAGTTGTTGGGATCATTTTTCTTGTCAAACTGGTTAGCACCAAAGGCTAAAGAACATGGTCTTATACCACCAGCACCAATTGACATGAGAAGGAATGCAAAGACTAAGAGCATGAATTGTGATGCTGTTGCAGATTTACAGGCCTGCCCTACTTGATCGCAAGGTGGAGGCCTTGCTTTTGGAATCATTGCTGTTAACCACAACACAGTAGTTCCCTGCAACAAAGAGGGTGTTAAGGTATTGAAGTTGGCAAGTTAATTACAAAGCCAAAGCCTTCTGAATATGATGAGCTTGTAAATGTAATCATATCAAAAACATCATATCTGGTAATAACATGGATCAACATGAGATATTGTTGTTTAGTGATGTAGGTATTAAGAAGCATGAGGGAAATGCAAGTGTTGTTGTGGTGGCAGTTGATGCCCATGGTTGTTGCTTCAAGCCTTTGGTTCTCGGATTCAATCCGTTGGGCACCCGATCATTGCTAAAGCTATTAAAATTTCACATATTAAAAACAATCTGTTTAAAAAATGGTGGGTGAATGGCTGCTGCTGTCATTGAAAAACTGAATAGGATTCCAATATATTGACCTAAAATGGCCCAAAGATGCTCTTAACATGATGTGATATGGTCCGTTTTCGACCAAGACTGCACGGTTTTCTCAGAAAGGCCTCACACCATTAATAGATCCCTACGCCTTATATGTAGGTGTTAAAATCAGTGGATTGTATCTGTGTAGTTAGTGAATTAAGATTGAGCGTTCATCAATGGAGGTCCGGATACAGAAGAACAGAGATGAGAGAAGAGACTTAGAGAAGAAGATGGAAATGAACGCTAAGCTTCTCATTCCACTTGCACATGCTTATAtacaattgtcacacctcctttttgcgcgcccgcctcgaaggataaatgcgcgaggggagtttttccaatttaagtgacaatattcgaaatgagattatttatttaattcagagtcgccacttgggaaatgtttgacttttggtgtcccaagtcaccggtttatcttgaatcccaaatcgaggaaattttcgacttttccaaatgaagtctgcgaaccagaaattctaagtaaggaattctgttgacccgagggaaggtgttaggcaccctcgaatcccgtggttctagcacggtcgcttaaattgttataatggctaaatatctgatttaaatacatgttatgacttacgtgcttttattaagtttaaaccgcttttatcattatcacttatttttatagaattgcaacgtcgtgaaaatgcatctcgaaccacgtcacaatcaatgcgcccgtgatcgtcaacacattttgacttcgttgagatttggatttgggtcacatcaatgtgcacccgaatttaagaatatgatttaattaagccgcgcctaaagagtctaacgcgttattattttttgagaaggccatgagattcactaaacggcctagcctgaattctaaatattatgattagttgttgagggccccgcaatttgcattttttatttagcgaggctcgtctcattattttagaagaggatatcctaaagtgactacatttctattattttgtttccagaaatagaagaaagaaagatgtatgctaatcgaagtatatgctttggcctaaaccggactcttatcaatttctgattaattacttataaagtgaaaagacgtcataccttacgaaaatgctttggttgaacaaataaattacatatgagattgatgaaatgcaatacttaatccgacaACATCCTTAAGTCGAATCTAAATCAAAttgcttaaacaggattaatAGAGTTCCTTATTAAAAGATGTTACTGATGATGttcaaaactagtcctataaattgcctaaagaaatcgaaactggatgattccaaactgtattatatttggctagatttaacagccaTTTGCCCCTACCTATTCAAACATGCTAAAAGAATGAGTTTAAGTTTAACAATTGTATAAATAGTGTCACATTCCATGGATCGtatttacatcctgtatgctaACTAAACGAATCAAATACCGCAGTTTCAGATTAACATAAACTTTACTTAAGTACAAACTTAccaatgtattctctattagctataaactaaaatttacacaacttaacaacatttatgaagAGGCAGTCAGTAAATAACAGGTGattgtaactccttcaaatctttctattcatgcttttcaatgttacaatcagctacaccaatgtgagactcgagatgtgtacctggaaatactgaaaatgcaaaggagaagaggaagaagacagGGAAATCAGCAGCAACAAGAAACAGAATTAGCAATAGCAGCAGGacacagaatagcagcagcaacaggaaacagaatagcagcagcaacaactcaCGAAACAATTGGAGTGGGATCAAGACCCCAACTATACCAAGTTCCcgagtaaaacaacaacaaccaagcagactcagttgggaTTTGAGAGGAATCAGTGTTGCACAAACAGGCCAAGATTTAGTGAAATCAAAACAGCAAATCAAAAATTGTAATTTCTAATTCTGCCTGTCTGTGTTATCAAagagaattcttttccagttttctgtctTTCAGAACTTAGTTCTCTAAAATGTCCAGTTCCCTCTCTCTGATGGAAGTTcttccttttataagcctaaggtctgccctttaacagcctgttcatCAATCAACCaaacaccctcccatgtgctctttttttttccagtttccaCTCAAACTTTTAAGTATATAaacccccatgatattccctggcagacttaccttTTAAGTGAGGAttaatatttctaaactaaagCAGGATATGGGCAGCAGagtataatctgacagcatatgctgtcaaactattttaaatgtaacaaaggcctttatgcacatgttgtgcacaagtgcacatgccctccaattctgattgtaactaaacaaaaccaatccttttatatttctgattcagtttaacaactataagtagctaaattcaattcctaactgattcatactttgattcaaacaaagttgcaGCAGGCAACAGGTTCAATTGTTAACATTTGAACTACTGAAATTCATTGACGAcatttgtcgactcgactatattagttataacacatacaaccaaaatcagacatttaacagtataggacacatgattcgaattgtattgactaagcagaattgtacccgaggaatcagttaatcagttcaattttgaaattcaaccaattgcacaacaaatacatacatacacattatcagaacaagtaaaagaagaaactcaatcaaacaacaaaggttcaggcaaggtggacaggacacagttgataaaactcaaaacacagatttcacgaaacatgaacagcctttagaacaatcacatggactaaaacaaataaagaaaagaaagcaaaactcactttaaaatccgaaaaatcaaaagaccctagcttggactcgaacagacctttcttaaggctgaacggactttaatcgaagtgtttctcagatgagaaacacttcgattaaggtccattagaccttaatctcttcggcttgaacaAGACACGGACCATCGACGAGGAACCCTATggttccaaaaatcagatctgggattcatgcttccctggtcagattcggaccaaaccaagcacggtttggtcacgaggggggtctggggagtgtctggtgtgaaactggggtcaaacggtgtaagtcaggttccgactcgaatcttcaaatgaagattcgagaaggtgggaagggattcgagctaggtggttaacagatccaagttcaggatggcaagggggttctatggtgttaaggggaaggtcaccggcgttcatgccgccgggtttctggtgaagggagatgggggcggatagggtttgaaggggaatgGTCTGTGAAGACGAAGgtcggggtattggataggggggcagggtatggttggAAGATTATATATGggatgggtgggttgatctcggCCGTTGGATGAGGCAAGATGGAAGGCCCAGATCTTTCATCTGATggggaaacgatgtcgtttcatcctaaaggggtttgggtcggtccgggtggaaacgggtcgggttcctcagtgggttatggggaattgatcttgaccgttgatcaatttgagatcaacggcccagatcagactggaTTAACACGGTGTCGTTTGGACGCTCTGGGTGTTAGCTGGTGTGGACCGGGTTTCACaggggttttgggctgagtttgtttgggccaatttgtttaaaattggcccaagtccgaaaagatttttttttttattattttattttcttctttattttaaaaacaaaacctaagtaaatcaaattaaaattaaataaacacttaatacaattatttgcacacaccttaaaatattttaaaacaggtaaaatcaagcaaaaacaaaatcacggacaaagatgcctatttatgattttctatttaacaaccggattacggttcaaattatgcatgacacatacattttttgtattttgttttaataaaataaaattggcaaaaaatcataaataattaacaaagtgccatgtaaaaatccaaaaattgtacagcaggaccaattgttattattttttatttcttttggagcgattgtcgcgcgaaacaaaaatcacgtgctcacagctgcccctctttgttcggaaacacgaagagttttcgtgcaaagataaagtgagcgtgtatgagcgatttttgcctatggactactccgtgtgaagcatgtttttgaaagatctgaccgaatcttgcttcaaagatttcctacatatcctgggctaaacaggaatcaggtcaatgtagttcgggaaaattttggtagctgggactaccatgggattgcaatgcttgctgttactgctgttgctgttgtcactgctgcgtcactgaccgccttattacaaccaaaggaaaattggaactgaactaactacttatatgcatgtcaactgcgagttacaagattcctatctatgattcttttgcgacttgatcttgggtcttagctgattgtgcttgaagactttgatccgaatcttgatgcttgcgagttgcggcgacttgttcaaTCTTTGGGATACTGAGTAAAATgcgactggcagagttcaggaccttagtcaaatgttggagtcgatccgccttccattcactctgatatctcgggatatcTTCTTTTCTGTCTttatcttctttgattctgagttgagactcatctcgtgggtcatttcgatccgtgtggctcgaggttagacttgtgggagaaaaacaaacgaacgaaattttctgccccagtttcactaggaaaatttcgtgaattattcgccaggaagttcataaaattgatgaaggaagataaaaatgctcagttcagggttggagccctaataccgactagctggggagaagttcagttttagagtcgaaacactgatactgaccaactgggggaaagttcagtttagggttttaaaaaccctgatgctgattaagagaaaaagttcagtttagggtttaagaccctaatgctgactaaaggaaaattcagtttagggtttaaaaccctaatgctgaccaaaggaaaaattcagcttaaggtttaaaaccctaatgctgattgcatggaaaagctcagtttagggttgaaaaccctaatgctggctgaatggaaaaagttcagtttagggtttaaaaccctaatgctgactaaaggaaaaattcagtttagggtttaaaaccctaatgctgattgcatggaaaagctcagtttagggtttaaaaccctaatgatggctgaatggaaaaaaaattcagtttagggtttaaaaccctaatgctgactaaaggaaaaattcagtttagggtttaaaaccctaatgctgattgcatggaaaagctcagtttagggtttaaaaccctaatgctagctgaatggaaaaaagttcagtttagggtttaaaaccctaatgctgactaaaggaaaaattcagtttagggtttaaaaccctaatgctgattgcatggaaaagctcagtttagggtttaaaaccctaatgctggatgaatggaaaaaagttcagtttagggtttaaaaccctaatgctgactaaaggaaaaattcagtttagggtttaaaaccctaatgatgattgcatggaaaagctcagtttagggtttaaaaccctaatgctggctgaatggaaaaaagttcagtttagggtttaaaaccctaatgctgactaaaggaaaaattcagtttagggtttaaaaccctaatgctgattgcatggaaaagctcagtttagggtttaaaaccctaatgctggctgaatggaaaaaagttcagtttaggatttaaaaccctaatgctgactaaaggaaaaattcagtttagggtttaaaaccctaatgctgattgcatggaaaagctcaatttagggtttaaaaccctaatgctggctgaatggaaaaaagttcagtttagggtttaaaaccctaatgctgactaaaggaaaaattcagtttagggtttaaaaccctaatgctgattgcatggaaaagctcagtttagggtttaaaaccctaatgctggctgaatggaaaaaagttcagtttagggtttaaaaccctaatgctgactaaaggaaaaattcagtttagggtttaaaaccctaatgctgattgcatggaaaagctcagtttagggtttaaaaccctaatgctggctgaatggaaaaaagttcagtttagagtttaaaaccctaatgctgactaaaggaaaaattcagtttagggtttaaaaccctaatgctgattgcatggaaaagctcagtttagggtttaaaaccctaatgctggctgaatggaaaaagttcagtttagggtttaaaaccctaatgctgactaaaggaaaaattcagtttagggtttaaaaccctaatgctgattgcatggaaaagctcagtttagggtttaaaaccctaatgctggctgaatggaaaaaagttcagtttagggtttaaaaccctaatgctgactaaaggaaaaataaaaattca belongs to Nicotiana tabacum cultivar K326 chromosome 6, ASM71507v2, whole genome shotgun sequence and includes:
- the LOC107785191 gene encoding protein NRT1/ PTR FAMILY 1.2-like → MPLWSTGIMISINLSQSSFPFLQALSMDRHLTKDIEIPAGSFGMFMMIALTIWILIYDRVLIPLASKIQGKQVRLRPIERIGIGIFISCISMLISGLLNNPNGLVAMSAMWLIIQHSLNGIAEAFSAIGQTEFYYSELPMNMSSLASALFGLGAAVANLLASVIFSVVDKLTKGEGKESWISSNINKGHYENYYWLLAIMTAFNLVYFLVCSWAYGPTVDVDITKRMLEGSDDEMPQENVSRPDLNSH